In a single window of the Flavobacterium ammoniigenes genome:
- a CDS encoding carboxypeptidase-like regulatory domain-containing protein: MKNFCPKLFFLICPCLLFAQKETVISGKIIDSKSQNPLASVVVSIQNTNSLQLSSPDGKFQFKSDVQGKHFILFHNQGYKDKLIPIQIFKEQLIDLGTIPLEEDTETLEQAAVISIVDTDLDEDNGGSESTSGMLLASKDAFQQAAAFNWGQARFRIRGLDSQYAKLMINGLVMNKIYDGRPQWSDFGGINDVLRNQEIAIGTSPSDYAFGGVLGTQHISTQASTYRKGTRISLSGTNTNYQGRAMITYASEMNEKGWALVFSVGKRYAKEGYFDGAMYDANSLFASVEKKLTNRNSINFTVLYTPNSRGKNSPNTDEITALTSTKYNSYWGFQNGKQRNSRIKTVEEPVIMLNDYLKINANTQLNLGVLYQFGKIGNSNLDYQNANSPTPSYYRKMPSYFSSLYAQDKGEFSGAFTPDLANAELNKTQFLAQSQINWAALYQANQSPIVNDYGKILGYEPAQSKYILYEDRTDDQNLAFNALLNTELTENIRLNVGGSFNKVHSHNYQNVLDLLGGLYFEDLDLFYKGDQAQSDLNQPNRRVKVGDAYGYNFNTRAARLEGFTQFQFRYQKVDFYLAQEYAATSYQRQGLYKNGIYPINSFGKSPIIRFENFGFKSGLTWKLSGKQLLLFNGSHASKAPNLRAVFPNSRINNTIVDGIESETNSSLDINYVYRSPKLKMRLTGYYSQIKKATENSFFYAEGIFQNDTGNNSTNAFVSQTLTHLDKVNWGAELSWEYQINPTLKTTLAAGFGDYRYASNPNVTITNDAKASAENSLPVFDFGTATLKNYRQAGTPQQAYSFGLEYRNPKYWWISTNINYLANRYIDISPIARTSVFFTNPANGLPFPEATKERGRELLRQEELDPVLLLNLVGGKSWRIFKKNLNLFCSINNLLNTSFKTGGFEQARNANFRQRNQDVSSGTPNFGNSYFCGYGRTFFVSLSINL, from the coding sequence ATGAAAAACTTCTGCCCCAAGCTGTTTTTTCTGATATGCCCTTGTTTGCTTTTTGCTCAAAAAGAAACGGTCATTTCTGGAAAAATTATTGATTCCAAATCACAAAATCCATTAGCCAGTGTTGTTGTGAGTATTCAAAATACGAATAGCCTGCAACTCTCCTCTCCCGATGGAAAATTCCAATTCAAATCAGATGTACAAGGAAAGCACTTTATCCTTTTTCATAATCAAGGATACAAAGACAAGCTAATTCCTATTCAAATTTTCAAAGAACAATTAATTGACTTAGGAACAATTCCTTTGGAGGAAGATACCGAAACCCTTGAACAAGCAGCCGTTATTTCAATCGTAGATACTGATTTGGACGAAGACAATGGTGGTTCCGAAAGCACTTCGGGTATGTTGCTCGCTTCTAAAGATGCGTTTCAACAAGCGGCCGCATTCAATTGGGGGCAAGCTCGTTTTCGAATACGAGGCCTTGACAGCCAATACGCAAAGCTGATGATTAACGGCCTTGTGATGAATAAAATATATGACGGCAGACCGCAATGGAGCGATTTTGGCGGGATCAACGACGTGTTGCGAAATCAAGAGATTGCCATTGGCACCAGCCCTTCCGATTATGCATTTGGAGGTGTTTTAGGCACGCAACATATAAGTACACAAGCCTCAACTTATCGAAAAGGGACTCGGATATCTTTGTCAGGAACCAACACCAACTACCAAGGAAGAGCTATGATTACCTATGCCTCGGAAATGAATGAAAAAGGCTGGGCATTGGTTTTCTCAGTAGGAAAGCGCTACGCTAAGGAAGGCTATTTTGACGGTGCAATGTATGATGCGAATTCGTTATTTGCCAGCGTCGAAAAAAAACTCACCAATCGAAATTCAATCAACTTCACGGTATTGTACACCCCAAATTCCCGCGGGAAAAATTCACCCAATACCGATGAGATAACAGCATTAACCTCTACAAAATACAATTCGTATTGGGGTTTTCAAAACGGAAAACAACGCAATTCTAGAATCAAAACTGTTGAAGAACCAGTCATAATGCTAAATGATTATTTGAAAATTAATGCTAACACCCAACTCAATCTAGGGGTCTTATATCAATTTGGAAAAATCGGCAACAGCAATCTTGATTACCAAAATGCCAATAGCCCCACTCCCTCTTATTATCGAAAAATGCCGAGTTATTTTAGTTCGTTATACGCCCAAGATAAGGGGGAGTTTTCGGGGGCTTTTACACCCGATTTGGCGAATGCCGAACTTAACAAAACGCAATTTTTAGCACAATCGCAAATCAATTGGGCGGCACTATATCAGGCAAATCAAAGTCCGATTGTAAATGACTATGGGAAAATTTTAGGTTATGAGCCCGCTCAAAGCAAGTACATTCTTTACGAAGACCGAACCGACGATCAAAACCTAGCTTTCAATGCGCTTTTGAATACAGAACTGACCGAAAATATTCGGCTTAATGTGGGTGGTTCTTTTAATAAAGTACACTCCCATAATTACCAAAACGTCTTGGATTTATTAGGTGGATTGTATTTTGAAGATCTCGATCTTTTTTACAAAGGCGATCAAGCACAATCGGATTTGAACCAACCAAATCGACGTGTAAAAGTAGGCGATGCCTACGGATATAATTTTAATACAAGGGCTGCTCGATTAGAAGGCTTTACCCAATTTCAATTTCGATACCAAAAAGTTGATTTTTACTTAGCTCAGGAATATGCGGCCACTTCCTATCAACGACAAGGGTTGTATAAAAACGGGATTTATCCAATCAATTCCTTTGGCAAAAGCCCCATAATTAGGTTTGAAAACTTTGGTTTTAAAAGTGGGCTCACTTGGAAATTATCCGGAAAACAATTATTGCTGTTCAATGGCTCCCATGCTTCTAAAGCCCCAAATTTGAGAGCTGTTTTTCCAAATTCCCGAATCAATAATACTATTGTTGACGGCATAGAAAGCGAAACCAATAGTAGTTTGGATATCAATTATGTTTATCGTTCGCCAAAGTTAAAAATGCGCCTCACCGGTTATTATAGTCAAATTAAAAAGGCAACAGAAAACTCCTTTTTTTATGCGGAAGGAATTTTTCAAAACGACACAGGTAACAACAGTACCAATGCGTTTGTAAGCCAAACACTAACCCATTTGGACAAAGTCAATTGGGGAGCCGAACTGAGTTGGGAATACCAAATAAACCCCACTTTAAAAACTACTTTGGCAGCGGGTTTTGGCGATTATCGTTACGCTAGTAATCCCAATGTAACTATTACTAACGATGCCAAAGCGTCTGCCGAAAACAGCCTGCCTGTTTTTGATTTTGGCACCGCAACACTCAAAAACTACCGTCAAGCAGGAACGCCTCAACAAGCCTATTCATTTGGATTGGAATACCGAAATCCAAAATATTGGTGGATAAGTACCAATATAAATTATTTAGCTAATCGCTATATCGACATCTCGCCTATCGCCAGGACTTCTGTATTTTTTACCAATCCAGCAAACGGATTGCCTTTTCCAGAAGCCACAAAGGAACGAGGACGAGAGTTGCTACGTCAAGAAGAATTGGACCCTGTTTTATTATTGAATTTGGTTGGAGGAAAATCGTGGCGGATATTCAAAAAGAACTTGAATTTGTTTTGTAGCATTAATAATCTTTTGAATACTTCTTTCAAAACTGGCGGTTTCGAACAGGCTCGTAATGCCAATTTTAGGCAACGAAATCAAGACGTTTCAAGCGGAACACCCAACTTTGGCAACAGCTATTTTTGTGGCTACGGAAGAACCTTTTTTGTAAGCCTGTCTATTAACTTATAA
- a CDS encoding MFS transporter yields the protein MLIDLNFLGRFKGKGKYKKSYREAKASYLNRIRLGVGSFYFGMGLCFASWASRIPDIKTTLHLSEATLGSILFAVPVGQLVMMPVSGKLVTRFGSHRTLLFAIIMYAISLTNLGLASNPWTLALGLFFFGVFGNLSNISVNTQGVYTEGLFKRTIMSSFHGMWSLAGFTGAFVGLGMLALQLTPFQHFAIVGILVLSLISFNIKYLIKAVEKPQPKKEKGFRKPDKMLLWLGIIGFCCMASEGVMFDWSGVYFKDVVKAPGPLVILGYTSFMIMMASGRFLGDRFILKFGRKKVMQISGVVISAGLFTAVFFPYIVPCTLAFMFVGLGVSTIIPTLYSIAGKHPEIPTGEALTAVSSVSFLGFLMGPPIIGYIAEAFGLQFSFAFIGVFGVFISFMVSKIKTAE from the coding sequence ATTTTGATAGATTTAAACTTTTTAGGCCGATTCAAAGGCAAAGGGAAATACAAAAAAAGCTACCGCGAAGCCAAAGCGTCGTACTTAAATAGAATCCGATTAGGTGTGGGTTCCTTTTATTTCGGAATGGGTTTGTGTTTTGCCTCTTGGGCCAGCCGAATTCCAGACATCAAAACTACTTTACATCTTAGCGAAGCGACTTTGGGTTCTATCCTATTTGCAGTACCTGTAGGTCAATTGGTAATGATGCCCGTTTCTGGAAAATTAGTTACTCGTTTTGGAAGTCATCGCACCCTCCTTTTTGCTATTATCATGTATGCCATCAGCTTAACCAACTTAGGTTTGGCTTCCAATCCTTGGACCCTAGCCTTAGGCTTGTTCTTTTTTGGTGTTTTTGGCAACTTATCCAATATTTCGGTAAACACCCAAGGTGTTTATACCGAAGGCTTGTTCAAGAGAACCATCATGTCGTCTTTTCACGGAATGTGGAGTTTGGCCGGTTTCACAGGTGCCTTTGTTGGACTCGGAATGTTGGCCTTACAACTAACCCCTTTTCAACACTTTGCTATTGTAGGCATTCTTGTTTTATCGTTGATTTCGTTCAATATCAAATACCTCATCAAAGCCGTTGAAAAACCGCAACCTAAAAAAGAGAAAGGATTCAGAAAACCCGACAAAATGTTGCTGTGGTTAGGCATCATCGGTTTCTGTTGCATGGCGAGCGAAGGGGTGATGTTCGACTGGAGCGGAGTGTATTTCAAAGACGTAGTCAAAGCACCGGGACCCTTGGTAATTTTAGGTTATACTTCCTTTATGATTATGATGGCCAGTGGTCGTTTTTTAGGCGATCGATTTATTTTAAAATTTGGTCGAAAAAAAGTGATGCAAATTAGTGGCGTAGTCATTTCTGCAGGTCTATTTACAGCCGTATTTTTTCCCTATATTGTTCCTTGCACCCTTGCGTTTATGTTTGTAGGATTGGGTGTTTCCACCATTATTCCTACGCTCTACAGTATTGCCGGCAAGCATCCTGAAATTCCTACAGGCGAAGCCTTAACTGCGGTTTCAAGCGTAAGTTTCTTAGGTTTTTTAATGGGTCCGCCAATTATTGGCTACATCGCCGAAGCTTTTGGATTGCAATTTTCTTTTGCTTTCATTGGGGTTTTTGGGGTGTTCATTTCGTTTATGGTCTCCAAAATCAAAACGGCAGAGTAA
- a CDS encoding Gfo/Idh/MocA family oxidoreductase: MQKIKTALLSYGMSGKVFHAPFLNLHPGFELQGSWERSKKLIQLDYPEVTSYPSLESVLESDAELIVVNTPVGTHFDYAKQVLLAGKHALVEKAFTTTVAEAQELTALAKAKGLKLAVFQNRRWDSDFKTVQKIVNEKLLGDIVEAEFHFDRFNPILSPKIHKETANAGAGILKDLGPHLIDQALCLFGMPKSVFADIRITRENSIVDDYIDILLYYSDKRVRLKAGFFVREANPSFVLHGKKGSFLKPRGDVQEDELKLEKKPNLTTWGTEPKEKEGLLHTEVNGSIFREKIPTLQGNYYDYFDGVYHSIVENKPEPVTAQEGTHVMQIIEAALESNAQQKVIAID, from the coding sequence ATGCAAAAAATCAAAACCGCCCTACTCTCTTATGGCATGTCTGGCAAAGTCTTTCACGCACCTTTTTTGAATCTGCATCCAGGATTTGAATTACAAGGCTCTTGGGAAAGAAGCAAAAAATTGATTCAATTGGATTATCCAGAAGTGACGAGCTATCCTAGTTTAGAGTCGGTTTTAGAATCGGATGCCGAATTAATCGTGGTGAATACGCCTGTTGGAACCCATTTTGACTATGCTAAACAAGTATTGCTGGCCGGCAAACATGCTTTGGTCGAAAAAGCCTTTACCACCACTGTTGCCGAAGCGCAGGAATTGACTGCTTTGGCTAAAGCCAAAGGGTTAAAACTAGCCGTGTTTCAAAACAGACGTTGGGATAGTGATTTCAAAACCGTTCAAAAAATAGTGAATGAAAAACTCTTGGGCGACATTGTTGAAGCCGAGTTTCATTTTGATCGCTTCAATCCTATTTTAAGTCCAAAAATTCACAAAGAAACCGCCAATGCTGGCGCTGGAATACTAAAAGATTTAGGTCCGCATTTGATCGATCAAGCCTTGTGTTTGTTTGGGATGCCCAAAAGCGTTTTTGCTGATATTCGCATCACGCGAGAAAATTCCATCGTTGACGATTACATTGATATCTTATTGTATTATTCTGATAAAAGAGTGCGTTTGAAAGCGGGGTTTTTTGTGCGCGAAGCCAATCCGTCTTTTGTCCTTCATGGCAAAAAAGGGTCTTTCTTAAAACCCCGTGGCGATGTACAAGAAGACGAATTAAAACTCGAAAAAAAACCCAACTTAACCACTTGGGGAACCGAACCCAAAGAAAAAGAAGGTCTATTGCATACGGAGGTAAACGGCTCTATTTTCCGCGAAAAAATCCCAACGCTGCAAGGCAATTATTACGATTATTTTGACGGGGTATATCATTCGATAGTAGAAAACAAACCCGAACCGGTAACCGCTCAAGAAGGGACTCATGTGATGCAAATTATTGAGGCTGCACTTGAAAGCAATGCCCAACAAAAAGTGATTGCGATAGACTAA
- the rseP gene encoding RIP metalloprotease RseP — protein sequence MDIVIKLSQFLMSLSLLIILHELGHFIPAKLFKTRVEKFYLFFDVKYSLLKKKIGETEYGIGWLPLGGYVKISGMIDESMDKEQMALPPQPWEFRSKPAWQRLIIMLGGVTVNFILAFIIYIGMAFAYGEMFVATEDLKDGLLIENPVMQKAGFQTGDKIIAIDGEKVVKFDNQMNSKIVMAKQVLIERNGNRQTITMPVDFVDQLSKIEKGALATIRMPFVVGAVSEGSKNTALQPKDIVLRLNEEPAKYLDQAKTILEKNKNKLIVAGVLRNGKDIQVPVQVDADGKLGVQLGGLDLESLEQLGYYKVSKQEFGFFESFPVGIQKGADQLVGYGKQLKMIFNPETKAYKQVGGFAAIFNIFPSTWSWEVFWNITALLSIMLGVMNLLPIPALDGGHVVFLLFEIISGKKPSEKFLENAQMVGFVLLISLLLFANGNDIYKAIVGK from the coding sequence ATGGATATAGTTATCAAGCTTTCACAATTTTTAATGAGTTTATCATTACTAATTATTTTACACGAATTAGGACATTTTATCCCAGCTAAATTATTCAAAACAAGAGTAGAGAAATTCTACTTGTTTTTTGATGTTAAATATTCCCTTTTAAAGAAAAAAATTGGCGAAACTGAATACGGAATTGGGTGGTTGCCTTTGGGTGGTTATGTAAAAATTTCGGGTATGATTGACGAAAGTATGGACAAGGAACAAATGGCTTTGCCACCTCAGCCTTGGGAGTTTCGTTCAAAACCAGCTTGGCAACGTTTGATTATTATGTTAGGCGGGGTAACGGTGAATTTTATTTTGGCCTTTATCATTTATATCGGGATGGCTTTTGCTTATGGCGAAATGTTTGTGGCTACTGAGGATTTGAAAGACGGATTGTTAATTGAGAACCCAGTGATGCAAAAAGCGGGATTTCAAACAGGAGATAAAATTATCGCGATTGATGGTGAAAAAGTAGTGAAATTTGACAACCAAATGAACTCCAAAATCGTCATGGCAAAACAGGTGTTGATTGAAAGAAACGGAAACCGACAAACCATTACGATGCCGGTGGATTTTGTAGATCAATTGTCTAAAATCGAAAAAGGTGCTTTGGCAACGATTCGTATGCCGTTTGTAGTTGGGGCTGTTTCAGAGGGATCTAAAAACACCGCTTTACAACCCAAAGACATTGTGTTGCGTTTGAATGAAGAGCCAGCCAAATACTTAGACCAAGCCAAAACCATTTTGGAAAAAAACAAAAACAAGCTGATTGTTGCAGGCGTTTTGAGAAATGGAAAAGACATTCAAGTGCCAGTTCAGGTTGATGCTGATGGTAAATTAGGAGTTCAATTAGGCGGTTTGGATTTAGAATCCTTAGAACAACTAGGCTATTATAAAGTGAGCAAACAAGAGTTTGGTTTCTTTGAATCGTTCCCAGTTGGTATTCAAAAAGGAGCCGATCAATTAGTAGGTTATGGCAAGCAATTGAAGATGATTTTCAATCCAGAAACCAAAGCCTACAAACAAGTGGGAGGCTTTGCCGCAATATTTAATATTTTCCCAAGCACTTGGAGCTGGGAAGTGTTTTGGAACATTACGGCTTTGTTATCGATTATGTTGGGGGTAATGAACTTATTGCCTATTCCTGCACTAGACGGTGGGCATGTGGTATTCTTACTGTTTGAAATCATTAGTGGTAAAAAACCAAGTGAAAAATTCTTAGAAAATGCACAAATGGTTGGTTTTGTTTTACTTATCAGTTTGTTGCTATTTGCTAATGGAAATGATATTTATAAGGCAATTGTAGGCAAGTAA
- a CDS encoding DJ-1/PfpI family protein: protein MNQDFKNFSIFDFYKDVKMNIVIYLYNGLTVLDAVGPYEVLSRLPDANVRFVAREKGLIVSDTHFLKLVAEYDISEIQSADILVIPGSVIGFIRESKDASVLNWIQQIHQTTTWTTSVCSGSVILAAAGILKGKKATSHWGTLAMLSDYGAIPTSERYIQEGKIITAQGVSAGIDMALFLVSQIVGVEKAKAYQLFIEYDPNPPFDAGTISKADDATISLAKKMLGKEAQKDLSLLDALKNLTSLWKLKKGV from the coding sequence TTGAATCAAGACTTCAAAAATTTTAGTATTTTTGACTTTTATAAAGATGTTAAAATGAATATTGTCATCTATCTATATAATGGACTCACAGTTTTAGATGCTGTAGGACCCTACGAAGTATTGAGCAGACTTCCAGATGCAAACGTGAGATTTGTTGCTAGAGAAAAGGGTTTGATAGTTTCTGATACTCACTTTTTAAAACTTGTTGCAGAATATGATATTTCAGAAATTCAGTCTGCTGATATTTTGGTAATCCCTGGCTCTGTTATCGGTTTTATTAGAGAATCAAAAGACGCATCTGTGTTGAATTGGATACAACAAATTCACCAAACAACAACTTGGACCACATCTGTATGTTCTGGGTCTGTTATTTTAGCGGCTGCCGGTATTCTAAAAGGGAAAAAGGCAACAAGTCATTGGGGAACCTTGGCAATGTTAAGTGATTACGGAGCAATCCCTACAAGTGAAAGATATATTCAAGAGGGTAAAATAATTACCGCACAAGGTGTTTCTGCGGGGATTGATATGGCATTGTTTTTAGTTAGTCAAATAGTTGGCGTTGAAAAAGCAAAAGCGTATCAACTATTTATAGAGTATGACCCAAATCCACCTTTTGACGCTGGAACAATAAGTAAAGCAGATGACGCAACCATTAGTTTGGCAAAAAAAATGCTCGGCAAAGAAGCTCAAAAGGATTTAAGTCTTTTAGACGCCTTGAAAAATCTGACCTCCTTATGGAAACTGAAAAAGGGAGTCTGA
- a CDS encoding cupin domain-containing protein, with product MKKIIFLALFFAPFFAYTQNAPYAITSFLQEGPLAPNTHYIGEAWLSNVLQGDSELNYNITKATFRKNSTLDWHKHATPQVLIIIDGEGYYQEKGQEPILIKKGDIVRCSKDVEHWHTASKESLITYLALYDGSKPTVWTDKLTQEYYDNVAKQLKADKK from the coding sequence ATGAAAAAAATCATCTTCTTAGCACTATTTTTTGCTCCGTTTTTTGCCTACACACAAAACGCCCCATACGCGATAACCTCTTTTTTACAAGAAGGTCCTTTAGCACCCAACACGCATTATATTGGGGAAGCCTGGTTAAGTAATGTTCTTCAAGGCGATAGCGAATTGAATTATAACATTACTAAAGCTACTTTCAGAAAAAACTCTACACTTGATTGGCATAAACACGCTACTCCTCAAGTGCTTATAATTATTGATGGAGAAGGTTATTATCAAGAAAAGGGTCAAGAACCAATTCTGATTAAAAAAGGAGACATTGTAAGATGTTCTAAAGATGTAGAACATTGGCATACTGCAAGTAAAGAAAGTTTAATTACTTATCTGGCCTTGTATGATGGTTCAAAGCCAACAGTTTGGACTGATAAACTAACTCAAGAGTATTATGACAATGTCGCTAAGCAATTAAAAGCAGATAAAAAATAA
- a CDS encoding DUF2975 domain-containing protein — protein MNTQNFKSFEKSSTLFLRLVLLVFSIGVLVFCGFLLYQITQSDSLGYYRPILIGVVLSTIPLLYVFYQAFLLLNNIDNNLSLSESSVNSLRIIKVCSFLISLLYLIGSPFIFTIAQRDDAPGVVLIDIILLLGSFSVGVFTYILQKLLINAIGYKSENELTI, from the coding sequence ATGAACACTCAAAATTTTAAGTCATTTGAAAAGAGTTCAACCTTATTCTTAAGGTTAGTTCTCTTGGTTTTTAGTATTGGAGTCTTGGTTTTCTGTGGATTCTTACTTTATCAAATTACCCAATCAGACTCTTTAGGTTATTATCGACCAATTTTGATTGGCGTTGTTCTTTCAACCATTCCCCTGTTATATGTTTTTTATCAAGCGTTTCTTTTATTAAATAATATTGATAACAATTTATCTTTATCGGAATCGTCAGTTAATTCATTACGAATAATAAAAGTCTGTTCATTTCTTATAAGCTTACTTTATTTGATAGGTTCGCCATTTATCTTTACTATTGCACAGCGAGATGATGCTCCGGGGGTTGTCCTAATTGATATTATTTTACTTTTAGGCTCATTTTCTGTTGGAGTGTTTACCTATATCTTACAGAAACTTTTAATCAATGCGATTGGATATAAATCCGAAAATGAGTTAACCATATAA
- a CDS encoding helix-turn-helix domain-containing protein has translation MEIIVNLDVVMARRKMSLNELSEKVGISLSNLSILKTGKAKAVRFSTLAALCDVLDCQPSDILEFKK, from the coding sequence ATGGAAATTATAGTGAATCTGGATGTAGTAATGGCGCGAAGGAAAATGTCATTAAATGAATTATCTGAAAAGGTAGGAATATCCTTGTCAAACCTTTCCATATTAAAGACGGGTAAAGCAAAAGCAGTCCGTTTTTCAACCCTAGCCGCTTTATGTGACGTCTTAGATTGTCAACCTTCCGATATATTAGAATTTAAGAAATAA
- a CDS encoding putative quinol monooxygenase, with translation MIKYTLQWAVLLGMVMLNTLESKAQNSNYMHRIAKIKVDSSQLENYKLALQEQMNTAIQLEPGVLSYTVVADKKDPSAITIFEAYANQEAYQSHIATPHFKKYKETVKNMVTSLELIDTDLLARVHQKEY, from the coding sequence ATGATAAAGTATACTTTACAATGGGCCGTATTACTAGGAATGGTAATGCTAAATACCCTTGAATCAAAAGCACAGAATTCCAACTATATGCATAGAATTGCAAAAATTAAAGTTGACAGCAGTCAGTTAGAAAATTACAAATTAGCACTTCAAGAACAGATGAACACCGCCATTCAATTAGAACCAGGAGTTTTGTCTTATACTGTAGTAGCCGATAAAAAAGACCCTAGCGCGATTACGATTTTTGAAGCCTACGCCAATCAGGAAGCCTATCAATCACATATTGCAACCCCTCATTTCAAAAAATACAAGGAAACGGTGAAAAACATGGTGACTTCTTTAGAATTAATCGATACTGATTTACTAGCAAGGGTACACCAAAAAGAATACTAA
- a CDS encoding DUF2975 domain-containing protein, protein MKKGAIYLLQFAVLLLGFVVLTALIRLPLTEGRAVNLDLFHIYTDPFIMYGYATSIPFFFALFMAFKLLTYIGQSQLYSLDAIAAVIKMRYCVIVFSIFTFIAGVLIVLFHDKEDDPAGFISLCIMTILLSIFIAIMAFLFEKKIRKAIELKSKMA, encoded by the coding sequence ATGAAAAAAGGGGCTATATATCTTTTACAATTTGCTGTTTTACTATTGGGCTTTGTGGTGCTCACTGCTTTGATTCGGCTACCTCTTACCGAAGGAAGGGCTGTTAATTTAGACCTTTTTCATATTTACACCGACCCATTTATAATGTATGGCTATGCCACTTCTATCCCTTTCTTCTTTGCATTGTTTATGGCATTTAAACTATTAACATACATTGGACAAAGTCAATTATATTCATTGGATGCAATTGCTGCAGTAATCAAGATGAGGTATTGTGTGATTGTATTTAGCATTTTTACTTTTATCGCAGGGGTATTGATAGTATTATTTCATGACAAAGAAGATGATCCGGCCGGATTCATTTCACTTTGTATTATGACTATTCTGCTATCCATCTTTATCGCTATTATGGCTTTTTTATTTGAGAAAAAAATTCGGAAAGCGATCGAGCTGAAATCTAAAATGGCTTAA
- a CDS encoding DoxX family protein: MKPFSAFYYSIRTNYALTIFVWLTRYLLAFAFIPSGMKKLLGERFTSIGIDNPIGFFFEALYRSGMYWNFLGWSQVITALLMMTQRFSTIGNLIYFFIISNICCITIAMQFTGTWVITSLMLFASFGLLLWDVDKYQFIFTTTGFLKNNHEVKLPEASRIWQISGLILFILSVAYTLIDRIITQGHLVLFFVIFIAILITVITTLFMEFKYKKANTRN; encoded by the coding sequence ATGAAACCATTTTCTGCTTTTTACTATTCCATTAGAACCAATTACGCTCTAACAATTTTTGTATGGCTTACGAGATATTTACTTGCCTTTGCCTTCATTCCTTCGGGAATGAAAAAACTGTTGGGTGAGCGATTTACAAGTATTGGAATTGACAATCCAATTGGGTTCTTTTTTGAAGCACTTTATCGATCGGGAATGTACTGGAATTTTCTGGGGTGGAGTCAGGTGATTACTGCTTTATTGATGATGACGCAACGGTTTTCAACTATAGGAAATTTGATCTATTTTTTCATTATTTCTAATATCTGCTGTATTACCATTGCTATGCAATTTACAGGAACCTGGGTGATCACCTCACTTATGTTGTTCGCTTCATTCGGCCTATTATTGTGGGACGTCGATAAATACCAATTCATTTTCACTACCACTGGTTTTCTTAAAAACAACCATGAAGTAAAATTGCCTGAAGCTTCTCGTATATGGCAAATTAGCGGACTTATACTTTTTATTTTATCGGTTGCTTACACATTAATTGACCGTATAATTACCCAAGGACACTTGGTCTTATTTTTTGTGATTTTTATTGCAATTCTAATCACTGTTATAACCACCCTTTTTATGGAATTTAAATATAAAAAGGCCAATACAAGAAACTGA
- a CDS encoding helix-turn-helix domain-containing protein, translating into MKFGDRVKEHRISLNYSQKELAEHTGLTLRTIQRIESNEVQPSLHSIKVIGKALDTDLSKMAPPSETKPYEFNLTLKITDMNQFINDLKTLVKNNWKIIFLIILVLFFITNYEDIKSGVIDGWNGK; encoded by the coding sequence ATGAAATTTGGTGATAGAGTAAAAGAGCACAGAATCAGTTTGAATTATTCTCAGAAAGAACTGGCTGAACACACAGGATTAACACTTAGAACAATTCAACGCATTGAGAGTAATGAGGTACAACCAAGCCTGCATTCCATTAAAGTAATTGGAAAAGCATTGGACACAGACCTCTCAAAAATGGCACCGCCATCTGAAACCAAACCCTATGAATTTAATTTAACCCTTAAAATCACAGATATGAATCAGTTTATCAACGACTTAAAAACCCTAGTAAAAAACAATTGGAAAATAATTTTTTTGATTATTCTAGTACTCTTTTTTATTACAAATTATGAAGACATTAAATCAGGAGTAATTGACGGTTGGAACGGAAAATAA